One window from the genome of Paraneptunicella aestuarii encodes:
- a CDS encoding PAS domain-containing hybrid sensor histidine kinase/response regulator, with protein MFSIWFLISIAVAYLGLMFVVGYLGDKYLPKNKPRPFIYSFALGIHCTTWSFFGTTAQSARYGWEFTPTYVGAILLFALGYPLLIRTARLCKQHQVSSLAELLSLRFNRSNSIAALVTIVSLIGVVPYTSLQLDALTTSIVFLSDEPTQSSGDASLYIWVLMAVFAVLFGTRSSNLTEKRSGLLAAIAFESVVKLLAFIGVGLYIVYGIFDGMFDLIAQASQHAEAQKVIKGESAWLAYFGHICLGFCSMFCLPRQFHINFVEYNSNEEILQARWLFPLYLLAINFFVLPIALAGTLSFSGSDINPDMFILALPQQQNNELFTLLGFLGGLAAATSMIIVATLAMGIMIANNLITPLWLKVQLRTGHSQGIKNNVLLLIRRSTVVLVVGVSYIYYHTVGQTEPLANSGILSIALLAQFTPALLINLIWQKSNRMAFWTSTLAGIIGWFYLLLWPSIKHTYAFAPAPSDADLSQGFLISMATNVLLYLLFTSLSRSSPVETKEFSEPIAIQSEQLNGIVGRLLNRKDLKRINKLLGEQPNSGYISPRAFGKLEKILSAHLGQGGSRMLLTAITDRKSLDLDDLLAWAEEASQTFQFNQELLQASMQHIEQGICVIDRQLNLVAWNSYYEKMFSYPSNYLKAGLSMETILRFNAQRGLLGKKIDADTEIQKRLDFLTAGSRYKYRRHQPDGRSIELQGSPMPGGGFVTTYTDITDLIHTQEQLQRSKQDLEKRVEERTKELSRANQALALANQSKTRFLAAAGHDLMQPFNAATLYASMLTENTKGSELANMSEGLKQSLHNAEELLSALLDFSKLESGVLKASPSYFQLNEVLGPLVAETSIVALQKGLELRYVPCQHWIYTDKALFRRMIANLLSNAIRYTPKGKVLVGIKRRGEQLLICVADTGVGIPTHKQKEIFEEFQQLHQSETKQGLGLGLTIVERMSELLGIPVGLASTPGKGTVFFAQIKRQSPPYKRDTQTPLVKQDPKFNMQGKRVWIIDNDIQVLNAERDLFQSWGAKVLTANNAIEIIRQCDNNTPPDLLMVDYHLDDGKTGNNEANTIFEFLGQTVPTILNSANHDDEIREQAIEAGLEFLHKPLKTASLKRLLKRLLGI; from the coding sequence GTGTTCAGTATTTGGTTTCTGATCAGCATCGCCGTTGCCTATTTAGGTTTGATGTTTGTGGTGGGGTATTTAGGAGACAAATATCTTCCAAAAAACAAACCTCGCCCTTTTATATACAGCTTCGCACTGGGCATTCACTGTACGACATGGTCATTCTTTGGCACCACCGCTCAATCGGCTCGCTACGGCTGGGAATTCACTCCCACCTATGTTGGCGCCATTCTTCTTTTTGCCCTCGGCTACCCACTTTTAATTCGCACTGCCCGGCTTTGTAAACAGCATCAGGTCAGTTCATTGGCTGAATTGTTGAGCCTACGCTTTAACCGTTCCAACAGCATTGCTGCACTGGTCACGATTGTCAGCTTGATTGGTGTTGTTCCCTACACCTCATTACAGTTGGACGCGCTCACCACCAGCATCGTATTTCTTAGTGATGAACCCACACAAAGCAGTGGCGACGCCAGCCTGTATATCTGGGTATTAATGGCGGTATTTGCGGTTTTATTTGGTACGCGCAGTAGTAACCTGACCGAAAAACGCAGCGGCTTACTTGCAGCAATCGCCTTTGAATCTGTCGTCAAACTACTCGCCTTTATCGGCGTAGGCTTGTATATCGTTTATGGTATTTTCGACGGCATGTTTGATCTGATCGCTCAGGCAAGCCAACATGCCGAAGCGCAAAAAGTGATAAAGGGGGAAAGCGCCTGGTTAGCCTATTTTGGGCACATTTGTTTAGGCTTTTGCTCTATGTTCTGCCTGCCTCGGCAATTTCATATCAACTTTGTGGAATACAACAGCAATGAAGAAATCCTTCAGGCACGCTGGCTGTTTCCTCTTTATCTGTTAGCCATCAACTTTTTCGTCCTTCCTATCGCGCTTGCAGGCACCTTGTCGTTTAGTGGCAGTGACATTAATCCTGATATGTTTATTTTGGCACTGCCCCAGCAACAAAATAACGAACTCTTCACACTGTTAGGCTTTCTGGGTGGCTTGGCTGCTGCCACCAGCATGATCATCGTTGCAACCTTAGCCATGGGGATCATGATCGCCAATAACCTCATCACTCCCTTGTGGTTGAAGGTACAGCTTAGAACCGGTCATTCACAAGGTATTAAAAACAATGTTCTGTTACTGATCCGGCGTAGCACGGTAGTGCTGGTTGTTGGTGTGTCCTACATCTATTATCACACCGTTGGGCAAACCGAACCGCTCGCCAATAGCGGTATTTTATCGATTGCATTATTGGCTCAATTTACACCAGCCCTGCTCATCAATTTGATCTGGCAAAAAAGCAATCGAATGGCTTTTTGGACCAGCACTCTGGCAGGCATTATCGGTTGGTTCTACCTATTGTTATGGCCCAGCATAAAACACACTTACGCCTTTGCACCCGCACCGAGTGACGCCGACTTAAGTCAGGGCTTTCTCATCAGCATGGCAACTAACGTGCTGTTGTACTTATTGTTCACCAGCCTGTCCCGTTCTTCACCAGTGGAAACCAAAGAATTCAGTGAACCCATTGCCATTCAGTCAGAGCAACTCAATGGCATCGTCGGGCGCTTGCTTAACCGGAAAGACCTGAAACGCATCAACAAACTACTTGGCGAACAACCCAACTCGGGCTATATCTCTCCTCGTGCTTTCGGGAAACTGGAAAAGATCCTGAGTGCTCATTTGGGTCAGGGCGGTAGCCGTATGTTGCTAACCGCCATTACGGATCGTAAGTCGTTAGATCTTGATGATCTGCTCGCCTGGGCGGAGGAAGCCAGCCAAACCTTTCAATTTAATCAGGAATTATTGCAAGCCTCCATGCAGCATATTGAACAAGGGATTTGTGTTATCGATCGACAGCTTAATCTGGTGGCATGGAACAGTTATTACGAGAAAATGTTCTCTTACCCATCTAATTATCTGAAAGCGGGATTGAGCATGGAAACCATTCTCAGGTTCAACGCTCAACGTGGACTCTTAGGCAAGAAAATAGATGCCGATACAGAAATTCAAAAGCGTTTGGATTTTCTCACAGCGGGTAGTCGTTATAAGTATCGTCGTCATCAGCCCGATGGCAGATCTATTGAGCTCCAAGGCAGTCCTATGCCTGGTGGCGGCTTTGTTACCACCTATACCGATATTACTGACTTGATTCACACGCAAGAACAACTACAGCGCTCCAAACAGGATTTGGAAAAACGTGTCGAAGAACGTACCAAAGAATTAAGCCGAGCTAATCAGGCACTGGCCTTGGCAAACCAAAGCAAGACTCGTTTTCTGGCAGCAGCAGGACACGATCTGATGCAACCCTTTAACGCCGCGACGCTTTATGCTTCGATGCTAACAGAAAACACCAAAGGCTCGGAATTAGCCAACATGAGTGAAGGCTTGAAGCAGTCTCTACACAATGCCGAAGAGCTACTTTCAGCATTACTGGATTTCAGCAAGTTAGAATCCGGTGTACTCAAAGCCTCGCCCAGTTACTTCCAACTCAATGAAGTATTAGGGCCATTGGTAGCCGAAACCTCGATTGTTGCGTTACAGAAAGGCTTGGAATTACGGTATGTGCCTTGCCAACACTGGATTTACACCGACAAGGCTTTGTTTCGACGCATGATTGCTAACCTGCTTTCAAACGCCATTCGCTATACTCCAAAAGGCAAAGTATTGGTTGGAATAAAGCGCCGAGGCGAACAACTGCTTATTTGCGTTGCAGATACCGGGGTAGGCATTCCCACTCACAAACAGAAAGAAATTTTTGAAGAATTCCAACAACTACATCAAAGCGAGACCAAACAAGGGCTAGGCTTAGGCTTAACCATTGTAGAACGAATGAGTGAGTTGCTTGGTATTCCTGTTGGATTAGCCTCAACGCCAGGAAAAGGCACCGTCTTTTTTGCCCAAATCAAACGACAGTCTCCACCTTATAAGCGCGACACACAAACCCCGCTCGTAAAACAGGATCCCAAGTTCAACATGCAAGGAAAACGGGTCTGGATCATTGATAATGATATTCAAGTGCTAAATGCTGAACGCGATTTATTCCAATCCTGGGGAGCGAAAGTATTAACCGCCAATAATGCAATTGAAATAATTAGACAATGCGACAATAACACTCCCCCCGACTTATTAATGGTCGATTATCATCTTGATGATGGTAAAACGGGCAATAACGAAGCCAATACAATATTTGAATTTTTGGGGCAGACGGTTCCCACTATTCTTAATAGCGCAAATCATGACGATGAAATTCGTGAGCAAGCTATTGAAGCTGGCCTGGAATTTCTACATAAACCATTGAAAACAGCCAGTCTTAAGCGCTTGTTAAAACGTCTGCTGGGAATTTAA
- a CDS encoding helix-turn-helix domain-containing protein — protein MTKNELILSGKHLVALRQYANKSPEEMANAAAVQKSTYLDWEQEKDHPDIEQFLAMAKLCGMTSVDALIEEIKQLSESYAETDIK, from the coding sequence ATGACCAAGAATGAATTAATTCTCTCAGGGAAACATCTTGTAGCTCTGCGCCAATATGCGAATAAATCACCAGAAGAAATGGCAAACGCAGCAGCGGTACAAAAATCAACCTATTTAGATTGGGAACAAGAGAAAGATCATCCTGATATTGAGCAATTTCTGGCAATGGCTAAATTGTGTGGAATGACAAGTGTCGATGCTTTAATTGAAGAAATTAAACAGTTAAGTGAAAGTTATGCCGAGACGGATATTAAGTAA
- a CDS encoding RebB family R body protein translates to MSEENEASTEEVAEIISQLSEATMADTVGLVMQNATTIQQGMQTIANAAVSSACAIILAQA, encoded by the coding sequence ATGTCAGAAGAAAATGAAGCAAGTACCGAAGAGGTGGCTGAGATTATTAGTCAGCTAAGTGAAGCTACGATGGCGGATACTGTCGGATTGGTGATGCAAAACGCCACCACTATTCAGCAAGGAATGCAAACTATCGCAAATGCCGCTGTATCCAGTGCTTGCGCCATTATCCTGGCTCAAGCTTAA
- a CDS encoding RebB family R body protein — translation MPKVNEIITDSVTQTNTQVIAGVPSNAMSALFAATGLALSNAGNNATTSLQYGGITSQAATVQGVNSLTALATSSLSRAAEEVIEKG, via the coding sequence ATGCCAAAAGTCAATGAGATTATTACTGATTCAGTTACCCAGACAAACACTCAGGTTATCGCTGGGGTTCCATCCAACGCCATGAGTGCGTTGTTTGCAGCGACAGGGTTGGCTCTGTCTAATGCGGGTAACAATGCCACTACATCCTTGCAGTACGGGGGAATTACTTCACAGGCTGCGACAGTGCAGGGGGTGAACTCTCTTACCGCTCTCGCCACATCTTCACTGAGCAGGGCGGCAGAGGAAGTGATTGAAAAGGGTTAA
- a CDS encoding RebB family R body protein, which yields MTDSNKNDQQDKDKGGTERYSPFSVQPTTLVETSFAGSLGLSMHNEVNNQQSARLASLAATTNACKLILSAKLSGGKAPEPKKVAKAGSESSPEAGSEAVKEPEKTEKSSFTKRLNLGNFLGRKKPDDTAPAGNTAASTTATASTTTKESDTQENTDSTIKPTGLGDSNESTEPR from the coding sequence ATGACAGATAGTAATAAAAATGACCAACAAGATAAGGATAAAGGCGGTACGGAGCGATATAGCCCGTTTTCTGTGCAGCCTACCACCTTGGTTGAAACCAGTTTTGCTGGCTCACTTGGCTTGTCGATGCATAATGAAGTGAATAACCAGCAAAGTGCGCGCCTGGCTTCACTTGCGGCAACAACCAATGCCTGTAAGTTGATCCTGTCGGCAAAGCTTTCCGGGGGCAAAGCGCCTGAACCTAAGAAGGTTGCAAAAGCCGGATCAGAATCGAGTCCAGAAGCTGGTTCAGAAGCTGTAAAAGAACCAGAAAAAACGGAAAAATCGTCCTTTACCAAACGCTTAAATCTGGGCAATTTCCTGGGGCGCAAGAAACCTGACGATACTGCACCTGCAGGAAATACTGCCGCAAGCACAACCGCAACCGCAAGCACAACCACAAAAGAGTCTGACACTCAGGAAAACACTGACTCCACTATAAAACCGACTGGTTTGGGAGATTCAAATGAGTCAACAGAGCCAAGATGA
- a CDS encoding RebB family R body protein: MPVNEQITDSVTQVNTKVVGESPAMAMGNLLMSTSQALGNAAHNATAAQQQAQITMQAATVQGVNSLMSIGSSVIGRAAEGVIEKDS, encoded by the coding sequence ATGCCAGTAAATGAACAAATCACTGATTCCGTAACACAGGTAAACACTAAAGTTGTTGGCGAATCTCCAGCAATGGCTATGGGCAACTTGTTGATGTCTACCAGCCAGGCGTTAGGTAATGCTGCTCACAACGCGACTGCTGCACAACAGCAAGCGCAAATCACAATGCAAGCTGCTACTGTCCAAGGCGTGAACTCACTGATGTCTATCGGTAGCTCTGTTATTGGTCGTGCCGCTGAAGGTGTGATTGAAAAAGATTCTTAA
- a CDS encoding RebB family R body protein, protein MPVNDQITDSVTQVNTKAVGESPAMAMGGLYLPTSQALGTAALNASSAQQQGQITMQAATVQGINSLMATGTAVTGRGAEEILEKG, encoded by the coding sequence ATGCCTGTAAATGATCAAATTACTGATTCTGTTACTCAGGTCAACACCAAAGCAGTGGGTGAGTCTCCAGCAATGGCAATGGGCGGCTTGTATTTGCCTACCAGCCAGGCTTTAGGCACTGCTGCTTTGAATGCATCTTCGGCTCAGCAACAAGGCCAAATTACCATGCAAGCTGCCACTGTTCAGGGAATTAATTCTCTGATGGCAACGGGCACAGCGGTAACGGGTCGTGGCGCTGAAGAAATCCTGGAAAAAGGTTAA
- a CDS encoding RebB family R body protein, with the protein MPVNEQITDSVTQVNTKVVGESPAMAMGNLLMSTSQALANAAHNATAAQQQAQITMQAATVQGVNSLMAIGSSVVGRSAEGIIEKG; encoded by the coding sequence ATGCCAGTAAATGAGCAAATTACAGATTCTGTAACACAAGTTAACACCAAAGTGGTTGGTGAATCTCCAGCAATGGCAATGGGTAACTTGTTGATGTCAACCAGCCAGGCGCTAGCGAATGCTGCTCACAACGCGACTGCGGCACAACAACAAGCTCAAATCACAATGCAAGCTGCGACAGTACAAGGTGTGAATTCCTTGATGGCTATTGGTAGCTCGGTTGTAGGCCGCAGCGCCGAGGGCATTATTGAGAAGGGCTAA
- a CDS encoding RebB family R body protein, which yields MPVNESITDSITQTNTKVLGDTPASAMGNLFMSSSQALGTSAYGGANDQQQAQIVMQAATVQAVNSMMAIGAAVIGRASEEILEKG from the coding sequence ATGCCAGTTAATGAATCAATAACAGATTCCATCACCCAGACCAATACCAAAGTGCTTGGTGATACGCCTGCTTCGGCGATGGGCAATCTGTTCATGTCATCCAGTCAAGCATTAGGTACTTCCGCTTATGGCGGAGCTAATGACCAACAGCAAGCACAAATTGTGATGCAGGCTGCAACCGTACAAGCCGTCAATTCCATGATGGCGATAGGCGCTGCTGTGATTGGTCGTGCTTCAGAAGAAATTTTGGAAAAAGGTTAA
- a CDS encoding RebB family R body protein: MPVNEQVTDSITQVNTMSLGSAPAVALGSLFLPTSQALGSSAHNATEINQQGSIVMQASTIQGINSLMATGSSVLARSAEEIIEKG; the protein is encoded by the coding sequence ATGCCTGTAAACGAGCAAGTTACAGACTCCATTACTCAGGTGAATACCATGAGTCTTGGAAGTGCCCCGGCAGTGGCTCTTGGTAGCTTATTTTTGCCAACCAGCCAGGCGCTAGGATCCTCTGCGCATAATGCAACAGAAATAAACCAGCAAGGAAGCATTGTAATGCAGGCCTCAACCATTCAGGGCATTAACTCACTGATGGCAACTGGTAGCTCGGTTCTCGCGCGTAGTGCTGAAGAAATTATCGAGAAAGGGTAA
- a CDS encoding RebB family R body protein, translated as MSDTNVVEETNQLLDKYSPRIARSMLVQSAAQALANAAHNATFVQQQQNIIISANTSFGVGVIQAIGAAQTK; from the coding sequence ATGAGCGACACCAATGTAGTAGAAGAAACCAATCAATTACTGGACAAGTATTCTCCGCGAATAGCGCGTTCCATGTTGGTTCAGTCTGCCGCTCAGGCATTAGCCAATGCCGCTCACAATGCCACTTTTGTGCAGCAGCAGCAAAACATCATTATCAGCGCGAACACGTCATTTGGCGTGGGTGTTATCCAAGCGATTGGTGCGGCACAAACCAAGTAA
- a CDS encoding sigma 54-interacting transcriptional regulator has translation MSHNYAVNKFSYNENRTDSLQHHLNQTIVDSHFKSALIHLDETSLEHALPAEIKLGLYDERSESYITYPILYQKQKLGDLKITNSSGFESEGNGIVPALTHKIALLLKRFQATELIQHYIGKELSLAGYSDALLELEAFIEKASSANCPVIIGGAQGCEKLAVASAIHSNSQLSGKPFIEVNCASANVVTFQRQLIRGLKRAQGGCVFINGIDELSLDQQNVLTELLSSRVKLTGLIDVQANVSNVRLLASTTHSLPLLVEQGRFSRKLFSELNFLSVWIAPLEKRREDIPSIIEKLVSEYHLDDDQSISSEAIDTLQKYHWPENYDELERVIVRLLSLSDSGNIGLAEIEQFAPEVLTEPKNLFEQPGFVPTEKDLKQNTDLLIDILLNKRFEALEGIHPGLQKALKYLSNHYCQEVTLTILSNNAFISPSHLSFLFKSCLAVSFKPLLARMRVERAQEIIRSKPNIRITDVSLEVGFGDLSHFEKIFKRLIGMTPRNFKNLCKNG, from the coding sequence ATGAGCCATAATTATGCAGTAAATAAGTTCTCATATAATGAGAATAGAACAGATTCTCTTCAACACCATTTGAATCAAACTATTGTTGATAGTCATTTTAAATCAGCATTAATTCATCTGGATGAAACTTCATTGGAACATGCACTGCCAGCGGAAATAAAATTGGGTTTATATGATGAGCGAAGTGAGAGTTATATTACCTATCCAATTCTATATCAGAAACAGAAATTAGGTGATTTAAAAATTACTAACAGCTCTGGTTTTGAGAGTGAAGGAAATGGAATTGTACCTGCCCTAACTCATAAAATTGCTTTGCTATTAAAGCGATTTCAAGCGACAGAATTAATCCAGCACTATATTGGTAAAGAATTAAGTTTGGCCGGGTATAGCGACGCCTTACTTGAGTTGGAAGCCTTTATCGAAAAAGCCTCAAGCGCTAATTGCCCGGTGATCATTGGTGGTGCTCAAGGCTGTGAGAAACTGGCTGTTGCCAGTGCTATTCATAGCAATAGCCAATTGTCCGGGAAGCCTTTCATTGAAGTGAATTGTGCGTCCGCCAATGTCGTCACTTTCCAACGTCAGCTTATTAGAGGATTGAAACGTGCCCAGGGTGGATGCGTGTTTATTAATGGCATTGATGAACTGTCTCTGGATCAACAAAACGTATTAACTGAATTGCTATCTTCGCGAGTGAAGTTAACCGGGCTAATTGATGTGCAAGCCAATGTTAGCAATGTGCGCTTGCTGGCGTCCACAACACACTCTCTTCCTTTACTGGTCGAGCAGGGGCGTTTCTCCAGAAAGCTGTTTTCGGAGCTTAACTTTTTAAGTGTCTGGATTGCACCTTTGGAAAAGCGTCGAGAAGATATTCCCAGCATTATTGAAAAGCTGGTCAGTGAATACCACCTGGATGATGACCAGAGCATTTCCTCCGAAGCGATTGATACTTTGCAAAAGTACCACTGGCCTGAGAATTATGACGAGTTAGAGCGCGTTATTGTTCGATTACTGAGCTTGTCCGATAGTGGAAATATTGGTCTTGCTGAAATTGAGCAATTTGCGCCCGAGGTATTAACTGAGCCTAAGAACCTGTTCGAACAACCTGGATTTGTTCCCACTGAAAAAGATCTGAAACAGAACACCGACTTACTGATCGATATTCTATTGAACAAGCGTTTTGAAGCGCTTGAAGGGATCCATCCTGGACTCCAGAAGGCATTAAAGTATCTGAGTAATCATTATTGTCAGGAAGTGACTTTAACCATTTTGTCTAACAATGCCTTTATTAGTCCTTCTCATTTATCCTTTCTGTTTAAGAGCTGTTTGGCAGTGAGCTTTAAACCGCTTTTGGCTCGTATGCGTGTTGAGCGAGCGCAAGAAATTATTCGTTCCAAGCCAAACATTCGTATTACCGATGTGTCGTTGGAAGTGGGGTTTGGAGATCTGAGTCACTTCGAGAAAATCTTTAAGCGCTTGATTGGCATGACGCCTCGTAATTTTAAAAATCTGTGTAAGAACGGTTAA
- a CDS encoding lamin tail domain-containing protein: MSQFDMNGFMGQLQTFPYERDSEKCWDQMQTATRHLAESQSNPAVLPYHQWLNSALQIFAPYCVQFSGINYQASQVGAQEYVEIYNSAPCSIDMSLWRVNAGDEGQDFIFPVGSEVKSGQIIRIYTEFGHEYSFESRKPIWNNKGDVGQLFNSKGQLISSIAYAAPASQSVVIEHIEFDGQEKGREGDEYIQIRNTSDMHLKLCNWKITSGGGQEYTFPEQTYLAPKSAFRVYTNEAHPEFGGFSFNSKRAIWNNKGDTAQLLNEEDHKVSEFSY; this comes from the coding sequence ATGAGTCAGTTTGATATGAATGGGTTTATGGGACAGTTACAGACTTTTCCATATGAGAGAGACAGTGAAAAATGCTGGGATCAAATGCAAACTGCAACTCGGCATCTGGCTGAGTCGCAAAGCAATCCGGCAGTGTTGCCTTATCATCAGTGGTTGAATAGCGCATTGCAGATTTTTGCACCTTACTGCGTGCAATTTTCTGGCATCAACTATCAAGCCTCTCAGGTGGGCGCTCAGGAATATGTTGAGATTTACAATAGCGCACCTTGCTCAATTGATATGTCTCTGTGGCGCGTTAACGCGGGAGACGAAGGGCAAGACTTCATTTTCCCGGTAGGGAGTGAAGTTAAATCGGGTCAAATCATTCGCATTTATACCGAATTTGGTCATGAATATAGCTTTGAGTCCAGAAAACCCATTTGGAATAACAAGGGAGATGTTGGTCAGCTATTCAATTCCAAAGGACAGCTTATCTCCAGCATTGCCTACGCAGCACCGGCTTCTCAGAGTGTGGTCATTGAACATATTGAGTTCGATGGTCAGGAAAAGGGTCGTGAAGGTGATGAGTATATCCAGATCCGAAATACCAGCGACATGCACCTGAAACTGTGCAACTGGAAAATTACATCAGGCGGTGGACAGGAATACACGTTTCCTGAGCAAACCTACCTGGCTCCGAAAAGCGCATTTCGAGTTTATACCAATGAGGCGCATCCTGAATTCGGAGGCTTCTCCTTTAACAGCAAAAGAGCCATATGGAACAACAAAGGCGATACCGCTCAGTTGTTGAACGAAGAGGATCATAAGGTATCTGAATTCAGCTACTAA
- a CDS encoding glycoside hydrolase family 19 protein gives MFPISADDLKAMIPNASEENLAKYLPALNDVLPQFSIDTPLRVAHFIAQVAHESGALRHSVENLNYSAAALRSVFGKYFTTDEMAQEYHRQPERIANVVYANRMGNGDSESGEGWKYRGRGLIQLTGKDNYHSCSQKIGLDLIANPDLVSDDPKVSVSVACWYWNSRNLNEVADNDDVLTVTKKINGGTHGLDDRKDYLDRCKHVLNIA, from the coding sequence ATGTTTCCAATATCAGCTGATGATCTAAAGGCAATGATCCCCAACGCCAGCGAGGAAAACCTGGCTAAATATTTGCCTGCGTTGAATGACGTTTTACCCCAGTTTTCCATTGATACACCCTTACGTGTTGCTCACTTTATCGCGCAGGTCGCGCATGAAAGCGGCGCGTTACGTCATTCCGTTGAAAACCTGAACTATAGCGCGGCCGCATTACGATCGGTATTCGGTAAGTATTTCACGACGGATGAAATGGCTCAGGAATACCACCGCCAACCCGAGCGTATTGCCAATGTGGTTTACGCTAACCGAATGGGCAATGGTGATAGCGAAAGTGGCGAAGGATGGAAATATCGCGGACGAGGATTGATTCAGCTAACCGGTAAAGACAACTATCACTCCTGCTCTCAGAAAATTGGCCTGGACTTAATCGCCAACCCGGATCTGGTTAGCGATGACCCTAAAGTGTCTGTTTCTGTGGCATGTTGGTATTGGAACAGCCGTAACCTGAATGAAGTGGCTGACAATGATGATGTGCTAACAGTCACGAAAAAGATCAATGGGGGAACCCACGGTTTGGATGATCGCAAAGACTATCTGGATCGCTGTAAACACGTTTTAAACATTGCATAG
- a CDS encoding DUF6765 family protein, which translates to MDTDFHFYGTATAALHAGFSGQEATLIANAAEFVDFFNSDYWSYWSLKNEQQQEVVKISYPHLSCQTIDWKMIGDYDEHLWNAFHFPPGNRAHDERDVLSQYWGKDPLPVWVTDFKQHFKARETNLTPSKKPLLCRPFSPFALHMMLDTIVKYRQITEAKSGEIEPILKRYLGNVPYAPVKDPKKLALVLLGVRMHVLADTWAHQDFSGIASKEINGAGTLNYVYASTGAPDILENTSWKGTLWVLAEDTDCAAAPNAPGNAACRGHGQMGHFPDYSWLKFIYPAAWLKQGGYLFRDNPQQYRQAWYWLRTLMVSCLGGENDLLVNKHNQPCALPDDILNCIDAPHQLDDTKLFAVAESEQLWRKTELAKQLKEHHRWNRNAGQFDELHRKELGVIDGLPTTRYGTVNISQNSTLHLMEMASAIHYQWCVKWAEEHPEFQWRPQPKV; encoded by the coding sequence ATGGATACTGATTTTCATTTTTACGGCACAGCGACAGCGGCATTACATGCAGGGTTTAGCGGGCAAGAAGCGACCCTTATTGCGAATGCGGCAGAGTTCGTTGATTTTTTCAATTCGGACTATTGGTCTTATTGGTCGTTAAAAAATGAACAGCAACAAGAGGTTGTGAAGATTAGCTATCCCCACCTTTCCTGTCAGACGATCGACTGGAAAATGATTGGCGACTATGACGAGCATCTTTGGAATGCATTTCATTTTCCTCCGGGTAATCGCGCACATGATGAAAGAGACGTTTTGTCTCAGTATTGGGGCAAAGATCCATTGCCTGTGTGGGTAACGGATTTCAAACAGCATTTTAAAGCCAGAGAAACCAATTTAACGCCAAGTAAAAAACCTCTTCTGTGCCGTCCATTCAGCCCTTTTGCCTTGCATATGATGCTGGATACCATCGTTAAATATCGTCAGATTACTGAGGCCAAGTCGGGTGAAATAGAGCCGATTTTAAAGCGTTATCTGGGCAATGTGCCCTATGCACCAGTGAAAGACCCTAAAAAGCTTGCCTTGGTGCTTTTGGGCGTGCGTATGCATGTTTTGGCTGATACCTGGGCACATCAGGATTTTAGTGGCATTGCCAGTAAGGAAATCAATGGTGCAGGTACGCTGAATTATGTGTATGCCTCAACAGGAGCCCCCGACATTTTAGAGAACACTAGCTGGAAAGGGACGCTTTGGGTACTCGCTGAGGATACCGATTGCGCCGCTGCACCTAATGCTCCGGGTAATGCCGCATGTCGTGGTCACGGTCAAATGGGGCATTTCCCTGATTACTCATGGTTGAAATTCATCTACCCGGCTGCCTGGTTAAAACAAGGTGGATACCTGTTTCGTGATAATCCACAACAATATCGCCAAGCCTGGTATTGGCTGCGTACTTTAATGGTGAGTTGTCTGGGCGGTGAAAATGATCTGCTTGTGAATAAGCACAATCAACCTTGTGCCTTGCCAGATGACATTCTGAATTGCATCGACGCTCCTCATCAACTGGATGACACCAAATTGTTCGCGGTTGCAGAAAGCGAGCAACTATGGCGTAAAACTGAACTGGCAAAGCAGCTTAAAGAGCATCATCGCTGGAACCGTAATGCCGGACAATTTGATGAACTGCATCGTAAAGAGTTGGGGGTGATCGATGGTTTACCCACAACGCGTTATGGCACGGTCAATATTTCCCAAAATAGCACATTGCACCTGATGGAAATGGCTTCGGCAATTCATTATCAGTGGTGTGTTAAGTGGGCTGAGGAGCACCCTGAGTTCCAATGGCGACCGCAGCCAAAAGTGTAA